A single window of uncultured Methanospirillum sp. DNA harbors:
- a CDS encoding YIP1 family protein has protein sequence MLQDQVQIVKGLLVSPVDTFEELRSSAISKSYQYYVLLLIIYTVLVGIISATSSLMTYYNMVIQYASIPLIGSFLISKMELLKPVFINMSLFSVYLLFLLMFFGIFIKGFFLHAFVLLFGGEQGITKTIQVLMYSVTPFFLIGWIPYISIIGLLWAVILCVLGFHVFQQIPVWKAALVVVIPTLFVILGLFLLLMVSTALTNIPSGIV, from the coding sequence ATGCTTCAAGATCAGGTTCAGATAGTAAAAGGGCTCTTAGTCTCTCCGGTTGACACCTTTGAAGAACTCAGATCCTCTGCAATTTCCAAGTCCTATCAGTATTACGTTCTTCTTCTCATTATCTATACAGTGCTAGTAGGTATTATCTCTGCAACTTCTTCGCTTATGACCTACTATAATATGGTCATTCAATATGCGTCAATTCCTCTTATCGGATCTTTTCTCATCTCGAAAATGGAATTATTAAAACCGGTTTTTATCAATATGAGTCTTTTTTCTGTATATCTGCTATTCCTGCTAATGTTTTTTGGTATTTTTATTAAGGGATTTTTCCTTCATGCTTTTGTTCTGCTGTTCGGTGGAGAACAGGGCATTACTAAAACGATACAGGTCCTCATGTATTCCGTGACTCCTTTCTTCCTTATCGGGTGGATCCCGTATATATCCATAATCGGCCTGCTCTGGGCAGTCATACTTTGCGTTCTTGGATTCCATGTCTTTCAGCAGATCCCTGTCTGGAAGGCTGCTCTTGTGGTTGTTATTCCCACTCTCTTCGTGATTCTGGGCCTATTC